Within Vicia villosa cultivar HV-30 ecotype Madison, WI linkage group LG1, Vvil1.0, whole genome shotgun sequence, the genomic segment aagtaaggAAGATCCCtttgtaaatactttttgaagaaaatagtGTGATCACCTCGAGTAACATTTCAAGCTCATCCACGCCATTTTCATCTAAACTAATCGCTTCCATACTTGCTCTGGATATATTGGATTCTATGATTTGGGACGCAGCACCTGATCCACTGATTGGTGATGCTGATCCTGCCTTTCTCGACAGGTATAGGTCAGCCATATCTTCGTCGTCATCCAGCAATTGTTCAATCTCGTCTCTAACCTGCAGCCAATAACAAGAACTGTTGAGTGATATGATCTGCAAAAATATCGACCGTCCTACTTCATATATGTTAAATTTCATAGCCAAAAGATCAATAATCATTTTGAAGCAGAAAGCGCAGAGTATATTCATGAAAAGAAATCAGGATTTTCCGGTCACAAATTTTTCACTAGCACTAGAAAACTTGACATACCTTTTGAACCCGAGCAGTCAGCTTTGTCATTGCATTCTTCAGTTTACGAACTCTGTCCAAGTTACGACTACTAGTCTGCAGATTAGTGTAATTCAAAAGTTTATagcaattaaacaaaataaagtcgagaatttcaaaaaataaaacgaACAGATTCCTCAAGGTCAGACATGGAACTAGAACATCAACATTTCAAGCCAATCAACATAAATCATGTAAGGGAAAGCATCCATAATTAGAGGAGGGCTCATATCAAAACTGAAACAAGATAAGGAATTGAATTATTAATGTACCTTGGAAGTAAGTTTATCTAATGCAGGATAAGCAGCCATCTCCAACTCAGTTGTACGTGCAGCAAGGAAACTACAAATGGCTTCTAAGGCTACCTCCAGGGCACGGAACTCAAACGGTGACTCTACATTACAGAATTTATATCATTCAGATGAAGGAAGAAAAACAATGTCTTGACAAGAATCAATTCTGATAAGTTCTTTAGATATGGGATTGTGAAGTAAACGTGTTTACAAAATAATAGTTTAGGGAGAATCTTTCTTATTTGATTGAATAACAGAAAGGGCTTTTACATAGCCATACAGAAACTGAAATTGAGAAAAAAAAATAGCCCGCATTAACAAACACTAGAAACGTGGGATATTGGCAAAAGAATAGGTAAAAGAAACTGCTCACTAACAGTAACAGTAACATTACTTAGTCCATACTAACAATAACTTAACATAAAAGAAAGTAAAACTTTAACATCCTCCCTTAATACTAACAATTAGTTTACTATTGGCGGTGAACACACTCCCAATAGGCTGCACAATTTCACAAAGGCATCAAGTTTCAAAGGTTTTGTCATCACATCGGCCACTTGTTCTTGAGTTTTGCAGTAAGCTAGGTCTATAGTTTCATCCTTTGCGAGTTCACGAAGAAAATGGAAGCGAACATGATATGAAACTCCCAAGAAAATGGAAAATACACAATCAACTATTATTTTACACAGTTCATCTTTAATCTAACATACCATCTTCTTCAGCAGCTTCGTTATCATTTTGACCACCAAGATACTCTTTACAGTCTCCTTGTTTAGGCAGTCGCCTCTTGAGTTCCTCAACAACAGGGACCACATGTTCATCTGTTGGATCTCGCAGCAATACCTATACCACAATTTAGTTACAAACATTTACTGAAACACAATACAATGGAAACAACAAATTAACAGATAGAAACAAAATGTGACTAACCTCTTTAGCAGTGATTATAGCCTTGATATGCTGAAAtacataatcataaaaaaaaaaaaaattaaaaaccagAAAACACAGAATACAAtggaaaaacaaaaacaagaatGATATGAACCTCCAAATTAAGAACAATAGCCTTCTCACGACCGAGAATGGTAGAAGGGTAAGAGAGAAAGGGATCAAGGATTCGAAGATCACGTTCATTGATCTGAACCCTTTGCATGATAGCATACTTGTCCACGTCAAGTATGGACCCTTGGCCAGTAGCATCAAACAGAATCCAACTTGTCTTCATCTTCGTAACCACCATAGCCTGTGGGTCTGAGTCTGCAGTGACGTCAATGCTGCTCTCTTTAGCCATCCCTTACCTCCAACCACTTCAAATTACATTACCATAAACCCCAAACTCAATTCAACATCATTGACTTCAACTATCACAAATATCAGgaaaaaaataaacttttaaaatcCTTTTTTCCGTTAATGAAACATGAAACAATTATAAGTAAGAAACAACCAAAAACCATATTTTTCAACTCTTATCTTTTACCCAAAAATAGTTATAGTCATAAGTACTATAGGTTTTGGAATGAAAACCAGAAGAGGAAAGACATTATTGAAAATTCAAATACAAAAAAACTtatatatcatatctttttcctcATGCATCCTTTTGTACAAAAAGTCAATTTGTCATTCTCCATCTAGTGTGTCTATTCCTAGCACCAATGAATCTTTCTCCCCCTTGTAAATACAAAATCTTAAATCATCGTCAATATGATATCTATAATGTTTGTAACTTCGGTCATTACCACTAGATCATATGTGATAGC encodes:
- the LOC131655262 gene encoding magnesium transporter MRS2-2-like is translated as MAKESSIDVTADSDPQAMVVTKMKTSWILFDATGQGSILDVDKYAIMQRVQINERDLRILDPFLSYPSTILGREKAIVLNLEHIKAIITAKEVLLRDPTDEHVVPVVEELKRRLPKQGDCKEYLGGQNDNEAAEEDESPFEFRALEVALEAICSFLAARTTELEMAAYPALDKLTSKTSSRNLDRVRKLKNAMTKLTARVQKVRDEIEQLLDDDEDMADLYLSRKAGSASPISGSGAASQIIESNISRASMEAISLDENGVDELEMLLEAYFLQIDATLNKLIMLREHIDDTQDYINIQVSN